Proteins encoded together in one Terriglobus saanensis SP1PR4 window:
- a CDS encoding sensor histidine kinase produces the protein MRLRTKLVLVTTALTFALVLVLSVLFLGELLRQRLEQTADANDVLAHQVLLSTRQAIENGLRKNPPSAPGDEAFHLAVADALRSDEALKSLMESIVRYSPAVQDVFITNANRAVLTSTDPVLLNQSAPYRTLLSAAHQAGMMQQARIVFGPAQVLDLPLSLDRNGSPFLTIHVGVRSSLLRNAYVPLLRAAILFSAVAILGCIVAAALLSTAALRPIEQISRQLEDLTLRATHQRDPEAEGIPKDAVVRVAATIDRLGRQLESSEQQHIALESNLNKMLHTLKDGVMLFTSDGRVVIASEAVSNFLPLERVQVLNASVETIFANQSALDLAVRRAFAHQTTLADEEIQMDSGRTVELSIDFITGSEPGGLGALLTLHDAETEQELEREIEVSRRLAAIGRLTAGVGHEVKNPINAMVVHLELLRGKLAQPSNGEAALRHVEILSSEMQRLDRVVQALADFSRPIDLHLHDHDLGDLMRSVLDLASAEVEQNDVRIQFTATAPRLPVRVDADLIRQAILNIFLNAVQAMPDGGELRLSLYVDQQSAVLSIQDEGDGIPVEARPRIFDLYFTTKVRGSGIGLAMTYRIVQLHGGALEFTSRTPQEASSNPGTEFLLRLPLAHKLVGNNHLA, from the coding sequence ATGCGGCTGCGCACCAAACTTGTCCTGGTCACCACCGCCCTCACCTTCGCCCTGGTGCTCGTCCTTTCCGTGCTCTTTCTGGGCGAACTACTGCGTCAGCGGCTAGAGCAGACGGCGGACGCCAACGATGTCCTGGCGCATCAGGTTCTCCTGTCGACTCGTCAGGCGATTGAGAATGGCCTGCGCAAGAATCCGCCGTCCGCGCCGGGAGACGAAGCCTTTCATCTGGCTGTTGCGGATGCGTTGCGCTCCGATGAAGCCTTGAAGAGCCTCATGGAGTCGATCGTCCGCTACTCGCCGGCCGTGCAGGACGTCTTCATTACCAACGCCAATCGCGCCGTGCTGACTTCGACCGATCCGGTACTGCTCAACCAGTCCGCGCCGTACCGCACTTTGCTTTCAGCCGCGCATCAGGCGGGCATGATGCAGCAGGCGAGGATCGTCTTTGGGCCAGCCCAGGTCCTGGATCTGCCTCTCTCGTTGGATCGAAATGGAAGTCCCTTCCTTACTATTCATGTCGGCGTCCGCTCCTCGCTCCTCCGTAACGCTTACGTTCCATTGCTGCGCGCCGCGATTCTCTTCTCCGCCGTCGCCATCCTTGGCTGTATCGTCGCTGCGGCGCTTCTCTCCACAGCCGCGTTGCGTCCCATTGAACAGATCAGCCGGCAGCTCGAAGATCTGACCCTTCGTGCCACCCACCAAAGAGATCCGGAGGCGGAGGGAATTCCGAAAGATGCGGTCGTCCGCGTCGCGGCTACCATCGACCGTCTCGGACGCCAACTCGAAAGCTCGGAGCAGCAGCACATCGCCCTCGAGTCCAACCTGAACAAGATGCTGCACACCTTAAAAGACGGCGTGATGCTTTTCACCTCGGATGGACGCGTCGTGATCGCATCGGAAGCAGTCTCGAATTTTCTCCCGCTAGAGCGCGTGCAGGTGTTGAACGCCAGCGTAGAAACGATCTTTGCCAACCAGAGCGCTCTGGATCTTGCCGTCCGAAGGGCTTTTGCGCACCAAACGACGTTGGCCGACGAAGAAATCCAGATGGACTCCGGACGCACCGTTGAGCTCTCCATTGATTTCATCACCGGTAGCGAACCGGGCGGCCTGGGCGCTTTGCTGACCCTCCACGATGCCGAAACAGAGCAGGAACTCGAGCGCGAGATCGAAGTCTCCCGCAGGCTCGCCGCCATCGGTCGCTTGACCGCCGGAGTCGGCCACGAGGTCAAGAACCCCATCAATGCCATGGTGGTGCACCTCGAACTTCTGCGCGGCAAGTTGGCGCAGCCGTCGAATGGCGAAGCCGCCCTGAGACATGTCGAGATTCTCTCCTCCGAGATGCAGAGGCTGGACCGCGTCGTCCAGGCCCTCGCGGACTTCTCCCGGCCCATCGATCTGCACCTGCACGATCACGATCTGGGCGACCTGATGCGCTCCGTCCTGGATCTCGCCTCCGCGGAGGTGGAACAGAATGACGTTCGGATCCAATTTACGGCAACTGCTCCGAGGCTTCCGGTCCGCGTGGACGCGGACTTGATCCGTCAGGCGATCCTCAATATCTTCCTCAATGCGGTGCAAGCGATGCCAGATGGCGGCGAGCTACGTCTCTCACTGTATGTGGACCAGCAATCGGCTGTACTCAGCATTCAGGACGAAGGAGATGGAATCCCGGTGGAAGCGCGGCCTCGCATCTTCGATCTCTACTTCACCACGAAGGTGCGCGGCAGCGGCATCGGCCTGGCGATGACCTATCGCATTGTGCAACTGCATGGTGGAGCTTTGGAGTTTACTTCCAGGACACCACAAGAAGCATCCTCAAATCCAGGCACAGAGTTTCTGCTCCGCCTGCCGCTGGCGCATAAACTGGTAGGGAACAACCATCTGGCATGA
- the secA gene encoding preprotein translocase subunit SecA: MLNSVLAKVFGTSNERAVKKLLPIVEQINALEPQIQALSDDALRGKTAEFRERIAARTASIEDLEERVAEEKVVLDEILPEAFAVVREAGKRAVGMRHFDVQMIGGIVLHSGKISEMKTGEGKTLVATLPCYLNALAGRGVHVVTVNDYLAKRDAEWMGKIYGFLGMNVGVIVHDLDDRERHAAYAADITYGTNNEFGFDYLRDNMKFELGEMVQRGHYHAIVDEVDSILIDEARTPLIISGPTDQTTDKYARVNLIIPELELGELTETIDQKTYTGDFVVDEKARAITVTDEGWEKIEKLLGIGNIADPENWDLKHHVETAIKAHQLYKRDVEYVVKEGEIIIVDEFTGRLMPGRRWSDGLHQAVEAKEGVAIRKEDQTLATITFQNYFRMYKKLSGMTGTAETEAAEFDKIYKLEIVVIPTNRQMLRIENADVVYRTAKEKYFAVADEITRLNEIKQPVLVGTTSIEKSELLSEILKRKGVRHVVLNAKFHEKEAEIVAQAGRLGMVTIATNMAGRGTDILLGGNAEFMARQELVKKQQARAVSAAEGAISPVAGPGMVRFYYQNQEFEVPQPQWEAVLATHSAACSKDHDAVVAAGGLHILGTERHESRRVDNQLRGRAGRQGDPGASRFYLSLEDDLMRIFAREWVSTLLQRLGMEEGVPIESGMISRRIEAAQKAVETQNFESRKHVLEYDDVMNKQREAVYGLRLRLLEGLDQKQLIVEDYVANALSTILEEFAPEKAHPDAWKVEELRARLFENFGTGMEEIDFSSLNRHELGEAIYKNLEQRYDVKEEILGAEGLRYHERIVMLSVLDGLWKDHLLAMDHLKEGIGLRGYAQQDPLVAYKRESFEMFEAMMNRFQEDTLRTLFRMQILGPDGTPVETMEQMNAIRNAVPPPPALEEAAAQPVPLPPSHAASTTIDALEAELKWKKEKELNQARLAGADKAEPLSQRVAGEKVGRNDPCPCGSGKKFKKCHGTEA, from the coding sequence TTGCTTAACTCTGTCCTCGCTAAAGTCTTTGGTACATCGAACGAACGCGCCGTAAAGAAGCTGCTCCCGATTGTGGAGCAGATCAACGCGCTGGAACCGCAGATCCAGGCTCTCTCGGATGACGCCTTGCGCGGCAAAACCGCCGAATTCCGCGAGCGGATCGCCGCCCGCACGGCCTCCATCGAAGATCTGGAGGAGCGGGTCGCGGAAGAGAAGGTCGTTCTCGACGAGATTCTGCCCGAAGCCTTCGCCGTGGTGCGCGAGGCGGGAAAGCGTGCCGTGGGCATGCGTCACTTCGACGTGCAGATGATCGGCGGTATCGTGCTTCACTCGGGCAAGATCTCCGAGATGAAGACAGGCGAAGGAAAAACTCTCGTCGCCACGCTGCCTTGCTATCTCAACGCGCTCGCCGGTCGCGGCGTACACGTGGTCACGGTCAACGACTATCTGGCCAAGCGCGATGCCGAGTGGATGGGCAAGATCTACGGTTTCCTGGGGATGAACGTCGGCGTCATTGTGCACGATCTCGATGATCGCGAACGCCATGCTGCTTATGCTGCGGATATTACGTACGGAACGAACAACGAGTTCGGCTTCGACTATCTCCGCGACAACATGAAGTTTGAGCTGGGCGAGATGGTGCAGCGTGGGCATTACCACGCCATCGTCGACGAAGTGGATTCGATCCTCATCGACGAGGCCCGTACGCCGCTCATCATCTCTGGACCTACGGACCAGACGACGGACAAGTATGCCCGCGTCAACCTCATCATCCCTGAGCTTGAGCTTGGCGAGCTGACCGAGACGATCGATCAGAAGACCTATACCGGTGACTTCGTTGTGGACGAAAAGGCCCGCGCCATCACGGTGACGGATGAGGGCTGGGAGAAGATCGAAAAACTTCTCGGCATTGGCAACATCGCCGACCCGGAAAACTGGGACCTGAAGCACCACGTCGAGACGGCCATCAAGGCCCATCAGCTTTATAAACGCGACGTGGAGTACGTGGTCAAAGAAGGCGAGATTATCATCGTCGACGAGTTCACGGGCCGCCTGATGCCGGGACGCCGCTGGAGCGATGGTCTGCACCAGGCCGTGGAAGCGAAAGAGGGCGTGGCGATCCGCAAGGAAGACCAGACGCTTGCGACGATTACCTTCCAGAACTACTTCCGTATGTACAAGAAGCTCTCCGGCATGACCGGAACGGCGGAGACGGAAGCGGCCGAGTTCGACAAGATTTATAAGCTCGAAATCGTCGTCATCCCAACGAACCGCCAGATGCTGCGCATCGAAAATGCGGATGTCGTCTACCGAACGGCCAAGGAAAAGTACTTCGCAGTGGCCGACGAAATCACCCGTCTGAATGAGATAAAGCAGCCTGTTCTCGTGGGTACGACTTCCATCGAAAAGAGCGAGCTGCTGAGCGAGATCCTGAAGCGCAAGGGTGTGCGTCACGTCGTTCTGAACGCGAAGTTCCACGAGAAGGAAGCAGAGATCGTAGCGCAGGCGGGACGCCTGGGCATGGTCACGATTGCCACCAATATGGCAGGCCGTGGAACGGATATTCTGCTCGGTGGAAATGCTGAGTTCATGGCTCGGCAGGAGCTGGTAAAGAAGCAGCAGGCGCGCGCGGTCAGTGCAGCGGAGGGAGCCATCTCTCCCGTGGCCGGTCCGGGCATGGTGCGCTTCTACTACCAGAACCAGGAGTTCGAAGTTCCTCAGCCACAGTGGGAAGCCGTGCTGGCGACGCATAGCGCGGCCTGCTCCAAGGACCACGATGCTGTGGTGGCTGCTGGCGGTCTGCACATTCTGGGAACGGAGCGGCATGAGAGCCGCCGCGTCGACAATCAGCTTCGCGGACGTGCGGGACGCCAGGGCGATCCGGGTGCTTCGCGCTTCTACCTTTCGCTGGAAGACGATCTGATGCGCATCTTCGCGCGCGAGTGGGTCTCCACGCTCTTGCAGCGGCTGGGTATGGAAGAGGGCGTACCCATCGAGAGTGGTATGATCTCGCGCCGTATCGAAGCTGCGCAGAAGGCCGTGGAAACGCAGAACTTCGAGAGCCGCAAACACGTTCTTGAGTACGACGACGTGATGAACAAGCAGCGCGAAGCCGTCTACGGTCTGCGCCTGCGTCTTCTGGAGGGTCTCGACCAGAAGCAATTGATCGTCGAGGATTACGTCGCCAACGCCCTCAGTACCATCCTGGAGGAGTTTGCGCCCGAGAAGGCGCATCCCGATGCATGGAAGGTTGAGGAGTTGCGTGCTCGTCTTTTTGAGAACTTCGGAACTGGGATGGAAGAGATCGACTTCTCGTCCCTGAATCGTCACGAACTGGGCGAGGCGATCTACAAGAACCTCGAACAGCGCTATGACGTGAAGGAAGAGATTCTGGGCGCGGAGGGTCTGCGTTATCACGAGCGCATCGTGATGCTCAGCGTACTCGATGGTCTGTGGAAGGACCATCTTCTGGCGATGGACCATCTGAAAGAAGGCATCGGTCTGCGTGGATACGCGCAGCAGGATCCTCTGGTGGCTTACAAGCGCGAGTCTTTCGAGATGTTTGAAGCGATGATGAATCGCTTCCAGGAAGACACGCTGCGAACGCTCTTCCGCATGCAGATTCTCGGGCCGGATGGAACGCCGGTGGAGACGATGGAGCAGATGAATGCGATTCGCAACGCGGTTCCGCCGCCACCCGCTCTTGAGGAAGCAGCAGCACAGCCTGTCCCACTTCCACCCTCGCACGCGGCTTCGACGACCATTGACGCTCTGGAAGCAGAGCTGAAGTGGAAGAAGGAGAAGGAGCTCAACCAGGCGCGTCTGGCTGGCGCCGACAAGGCAGAACCTCTCTCGCAGAGAGTGGCTGGCGAAAAGGTTGGGCGCAACGATCCTTGCCCATGCGGTTCAGGTAAGAAGTTCAAGAAGTGTCACGGAACAGAAGCGTAA
- a CDS encoding rhamnogalacturonan acetylesterase, with amino-acid sequence MMVLFFAGTVSVAAQNAAVATQPEDNVARPTPTYTAVDMPANPKLPTLWIVGDSTARNGKDLGWGDHFAPLVDTARINVVNRARAGRSSRTFIHEGAWDMVVRDLRPGDFVLIQMGHNDGGDLDGAKPRGSIKGIGDEQKEVVLLTGEHEVVHTFGWYLRKYIADTRSKGATPILLDLTVRNIWKDGKIERDMGYNGFIRQVAESEHAPFVDLSNVEADKLETLGQTKTALLFPIDHTHTSSEGATVVATAVGEALRRSDAPVKAFLLAKP; translated from the coding sequence ATGATGGTTCTCTTTTTTGCGGGTACCGTGAGCGTCGCGGCCCAAAATGCAGCTGTCGCCACGCAGCCGGAAGATAATGTGGCGCGACCGACGCCTACCTATACCGCCGTGGATATGCCCGCAAATCCGAAACTTCCAACGCTGTGGATTGTGGGTGACTCTACCGCCCGAAACGGGAAAGACCTGGGATGGGGAGACCATTTCGCGCCACTCGTCGATACTGCAAGGATCAACGTCGTCAATCGCGCCCGAGCGGGACGCAGCAGCCGCACGTTTATTCACGAGGGCGCTTGGGATATGGTGGTGCGCGATCTCAGGCCCGGTGATTTTGTGCTGATTCAAATGGGGCACAACGACGGCGGCGATCTGGATGGGGCGAAGCCAAGGGGATCGATTAAGGGCATCGGCGACGAACAGAAGGAAGTCGTTCTGCTCACGGGCGAGCATGAGGTGGTGCATACCTTTGGCTGGTATCTGCGGAAGTACATCGCGGACACACGGTCTAAGGGAGCCACGCCGATCCTGCTGGATCTGACGGTGCGGAATATCTGGAAAGACGGGAAGATCGAGCGGGATATGGGATACAACGGCTTCATCCGGCAGGTCGCCGAGAGCGAACATGCTCCTTTTGTGGATCTATCAAACGTGGAAGCGGACAAGCTGGAGACCCTGGGCCAGACCAAAACGGCACTGCTTTTCCCGATCGACCACACCCACACCAGTTCCGAGGGGGCAACGGTGGTGGCAACTGCCGTCGGTGAGGCCCTCCGCCGGTCGGATGCTCCGGTAAAAGCCTTCCTGCTTGCAAAGCCTTAG
- a CDS encoding lipoprotein, whose product MNPTSQPGLRASFVLAAVACLAATGCSKKIRVPALPPAPPPVIATVTIPPPTHHTDELPKQEAPAPVAVTPPAIQKPRPKRSRKPAPHPTETAAVATPALPSSPATSADPSPIGELTTGGEAGTQGRQEAESLLNTVQKRLDQLSEEMKKDHQDQVERVRLFVKRAQEAWKMGDLEGARTLATKANVLLDDISK is encoded by the coding sequence ATGAACCCCACCTCTCAACCCGGTCTCCGCGCGAGTTTTGTTCTAGCGGCCGTCGCGTGCCTCGCAGCCACCGGGTGCAGCAAGAAAATCCGCGTCCCTGCTTTACCTCCGGCGCCACCCCCTGTGATCGCGACGGTCACGATTCCACCGCCTACCCATCACACCGACGAACTACCGAAGCAGGAAGCTCCCGCGCCTGTAGCCGTCACGCCCCCCGCAATCCAAAAGCCTCGTCCAAAGCGTTCCAGAAAGCCCGCACCGCACCCCACCGAAACTGCCGCCGTGGCCACCCCGGCGCTTCCCAGCTCCCCCGCGACTTCCGCCGATCCTTCTCCCATCGGAGAGTTGACGACCGGCGGCGAGGCCGGAACGCAGGGCCGACAGGAGGCAGAGTCTCTGCTGAACACCGTGCAGAAGCGGCTCGACCAATTGAGCGAGGAAATGAAAAAAGACCATCAAGATCAGGTCGAACGGGTTCGTCTCTTCGTAAAGCGCGCTCAGGAAGCGTGGAAGATGGGCGATCTCGAAGGCGCGCGCACCCTCGCCACAAAAGCGAACGTGCTTCTGGACGACATCTCCAAATAA